GACCCCCAAAGCGGCGTCGAAGGGGGCGACGGCGATGCTGTCCGCCCCGCCCACCGCGCCGGCAAAGCAACTGACCGTGCCGCGCAGCATGTTCACCCAAGGATCGCGCCGGGTCAGAACCCGCCGCGCCGTGGTGGCGTGCAGGCGCATGGCGCGCGACGGCTCGCTGGCCCCCGAGGCTTCAAGAACCCGCGCCCACAGCCGGCGGGCGGCGCGCAGCTTGGCCACCCCCAGGAAGATATCGGCATCAAGGGGCAGCGAGAACACCATCTGCGCCGCCGCCTCGTCGATGCCAAGTCCCGCCGCCTCCATCGCCCGCAGATAGGCGACACCGGTGGACAGAACGGCGGCCAGGGTCTGAACCTCATTGGCGCCGCCATCGTGATAGGGCGCGCCATCGACCATCACGGCGGTCGCCTGCGGATAGCTCCGCGCCGTATGGGCCGCCAGGGCGCCCAGACGCGACAGCGCCCGCGTCGCGCTCATCGGCAGGCTTCCGGTGGCGGCCAGGGTGCCCAAAGGATCGGCGTTGAAGGCGCCAAGGGCGGCGGCGGGGGCGATCTGACGGCGCGCCCACAGGGCGGCCAGCAAGGCGGCGGCCGGTTCGAAGGCGGCGCCGGCCTGCAGCCCGACCACCGCGCCATCAAGGAAGACCCCGGCCAGGGCCGTATCGAGATCGTCAAGCGAGGCGATCATCATCCCCTCGACGCCGGCCAGATCGGCAGCCTCGGCGTCATCGCTATCGAAGCCGGCGCGACCGGCGGCATCGAACCGCAAGGTGACGCTCGACGCCCCGCGCTCGAGATCGGTCAGGATCTGGGCGTTGGCGGCGGCGGGATCGGGATGGGCGTGCTCCTGGCGCACATCCCAACCGTGCAGCACCGCCCCGGCGGCGGTCCCGCCGCGGGTGAAGGGCATCACCCCGGGAAAGCCCGAGGGATCACCCGTCGAGGGCCAGTCGGCCCGGGTGTAAAGCGGCTGGATCGAAAACCCCTCGTGGGTCTTCGTCACCATCTTTTTCTCAAACGGCGCGCCCTTCAGCGCCTTGTCGACAAGGGCCAGCCACGCCTCACGGGACAGGGTCGGAAAATCGCCGGCGAGCGCGAGAATATCCTGGGTCATTGCATTCGGTCGCTTTGCGGTCGTGCTTCACATGGACGGTAACGGGCGTCGGGCCGTCTCCCCAGTCTGAAGCGAACGGGGGAGCGCATGCGACGCCTTTCCTCCCGGGGGTTGCTGACGACGGTCCTCCCCGTCCCCGGCCCCCAAGCCCGCCGCGTCCCGGCCCTTCCGGCTGCAGTGTGACGCGGTCAGATCCGCAGGATAGCAAATAGACGGCAAAACCGGCAACTTTCCCGGAGAGGATGTTTCATTACGGTTGTGGAGGCGCTTATCATCGGCGACGAATGTTGTGGAAAAATCGGAAGGCTCCCACATAGGCCATGCGGATCATCGCCAAAAAAGTCCTCCGAGCCTTCTGGGACCGTCAGCCCGATGCTGAGGATCCTTTGCTTGCATGGTATCGAGAAGTTTTAACAGAAGATTGGGATAGTCCAGCAAAAATTAAGATTAAATATCGCAGTGCAAGCATCATTCGAGGAAATCGGGTTGTCTTCAATATAAAAGGAAAATCTTATCGACTTGTTGTAAAAATAAATTACGCTTATCGCATTGTCTATATTTGGTTTATTGGAACCCATGCCGAATACGACGAGATCAATGTCGAAGAGGTGTAAAATGGGTATTTTGAAGCCAATTCGGACGCCGGCGGACCACGCCGCCGCTCTTGCCCGCCTTGAGGCCTTGATGGACGCGGAGCCCGGAACAGCCGAAGGGGAAGACCTCGATGTCCTTGCCGACCTGATCGAGCATTACGAATCCAAGCAGGTTCCGATCGGCTATCCCCCCCCTCATGCCGCCATCGCCTTTCGAATGGAGCAAGCCGGCCTGTCGCCCCAGGACCTTGTTCCGCTTATCGGCAGTCAGGCCGAAGTTCTGGAGGTTTTGGCGGGAACGCGCCCCCTCACCCTGGCGATGGCCCGGGCGCTTCATATCCACTTGGGCATCCCGGCCGAAGTTTTGCTTCAGCAGCAGGAGGAGCGACCGGCCCTCGCCCCCTGACGCGAGAGGAGGATGCGAGGCCGGGCACATCGGCTTCCCTCATGGCGTTTGACACGGTTTCCTTCGCGCGCCTTTGCCCCCACAGTGGGGCTCTCGTCTAGTCTCGGAGGCGCGTCATGGCTTTTTCCCGCTGGCTTGTTGGTTTTCTGCTTGCCCTGTCGCTGGTCGCACCGGCGATGGCCGAGGACGGTCGGCCCGCCGTCACCTTGCGCCTTCTTCATCTCAACGACATCGCCGAAGTCGGCAATGGCGGCGGGTCGGGCGGATTGGCCGAGATGAAGACGCTGATCGAGGCCGAGAAGGCCCGCCCCGGCGCCACGGCGGCGCTGGTCACCTTCGGCGGCGATCTGCTCTCGCCCTCGCTGCTGTCGAGCATCGACAAGGGCGCCCATATGGTCGAGGCGATGGGGCTGCTTGGCGTCGATCTGGCGGTGCCGGGCAATCATGAATTCGACTTCGGCCCCAAGGTCTTCGCCGAGCGGCTGTCGACCTCGCCCTTCCCTTGGCTGGCCAGCAATCTGGACGGCCCGGCGCTGTCGACCGCCGAGGGCGCCCCGATCACGGGGCTGACGTCCACGGCGATCCGCGCCGTCGGTCCCTATAAGATCGGCTTCCTGGGGCTGCTCACCCCGCAGACCACGGTCTTGTCCTCGCCCGGTCCCGAGGTGCGGTTCGCCGAGCCGCTGGCGGCGGCGCGCGCCGCCGTGGCCACGCTCAAGGCCGAAGGCGCCGATGTCATCATCGCCCTCACCCACCAGGGGCAGGCCGAAGACCGCGCCCTGGCCCAGGCCCTGCCCGAGGTGGCGGTGGTGGTGGGGGGACATGACCACGACTCGCTGTCCTGGCGCGAAAGTACGGGACTGGTGCTCAAGGCCGGGGCCAATGCCCGCTATCTGGGGGTTATCGATCTGCGGATCGACGAGCAGATCACCAGCGCCGGCAGCGCGGTGGTGGTTCTGCCCGAATGGTCGTTCCGCGCCAATGTCGGCCTCGCCCCCTCCCCCGCGGTCGCCGCCCGTCTCGCCGCCTGGGAGGCCCAATTGGCCAGCGATCTTGATCAGCCGCTGGGGGTGACGACCACGGAACTCGACAGCCGGCGCTCGGTCGTGCGCGGGGCCGAAAGCACGATGGGCAATCTGGTCACCGACGCCATGCGCCTGGCCACCGGCGCCCAGGCGGCCCTGACCAATGGCGGGGGCTTGCGCGGCGATCGCCTGTATAACGCCGGAACCGCGTTGACCCGCCGCGACATCCTGGCCGAACTGCCCTTTGGCAATGTCGCCGTGGTTCTGGATCTGACCGGCGCCCAGGTGAAGGCCGCCCTGGAGAACGGCGTCTCGCAAATCGCCCAAGGGGCCGGGCGCTTCCCGCAGGTTTCGGGAATGGAGGTCCTGTACGATCCCGCCTTGCCGGTCGGCGAGCGCGTCGTCGCCCTGCAAATCGACGGACGCACTGTCGAGCCCGAGGGCCATTACACGGTGGCGGTCAATGATTACATCGCGCGCGGCGGTGACGGCTACGACGCCCTTGGCGGCGGGCGGCCGATCATCGATGCCGCCGCCGGTCGGCTTCTCGTCACCCTTGTCGCCGATCATATCGCCCAAGCCGGCCGGATCGGCGCCCAGATCGAGGGGCGGCTGGTTTTGCGAAAGTAAGCCGCCTTTGGCCTTTGGTTAGATATATCCTAAAGGGGATTGCACGCCGGTATGTGAAGGGCAAAATAGCCCGGAAACCCATCCGAAAAGGTCCATTCTGGAGACGACCCCATGCTTGCGAACATCCGCATCGCCGGAAAGATCGGCATCGTCATTGCCATCATGGCCGTCGCGGCCATCATCATCAGTACCGTCGGCTTCATGGGAATGCGCACCCTGGGCGAGGCGGCCCGACAGATCGATGGCTACGGCGACATGATCAAGACCGGCGCGCGGATGAACCAGAACCTGCTGACCATGAGCCGGGCGGAATATCGCATGGCGGCCAATCCGGCGGAGTTCGAGGACGCCTACGGCTTTTTTTCGAAGAACAAAGCCCAGTTCGAGGAGCGGATCACCACCTTGGAAGGCATGCTGCCGGCAAGCCATCTTTCCGAGATCGCGACCTTGCGCGAAAACTTCGTCAACTACCTTGCCGCCGCCGAAAAAACCATCGCCACCGCCCGCGCCAATCAGGGCGCAACGATTGGCGAGGCGCAACGCCAGATCTATGACGCCGTCACCGTTTCGCGGGCGATCTCCAACCCCTTGCTTGACAGCACCCTGGCGCTGTCGGACGACCTTGACGACGAAGGAACCAAGGTGGGCGATGCCGCCGACGCCACCTTCCAGACCCTGACCCGCTGGATGTTCGGTGTCGCCTTTGGCGGCATCGTGCTCGGCGTCATCGCCGGTCTGCTGATCGCCCGCCGCGGGATGGTTCAGCCGATCGGCTCCCTTGTCGGCTCGTTGCAGGCCCTCACCGCCGGCGATCTGGAACGCGCCATCGATGGCACCGAGCGCAAGGACGAGGTTGGCGATATCGCCCGCAGCGCCTTGATCTTCCGCGACAATGCGCGCAAAGCCCAAGAACTGCGCGAGGCCCAGGCCGCCGAGCAGGTGGCCCGCGCCAAGCGCTCCGCTGCCATCGAGTCGCTTACCCGCGACTTCGACCATGCGGTCTCCGACGTGCTGGGCGTGGTGGCCGGCGCTTGCGCCGAAATGGAAACGACCGCCGGCGGCCTCTCGGCCACCGCCGACCAGACCAATATCCAGGCCTCCGCCGTCGCCACCGCCACCGAACAGGCTTCGGCCAGTGTTCAGACCGTCGCCACGGCGGCCGAGGAACTCAGCGCCTCGATCAGCGAAATCGGCCGGAGAATGGAACAATCCTCGCACGTCGCCCAGATCGCGTCCCAAGAAGCCGCGCAGACCAACGCGACGGTGCAAAGCCTTGCCGACACCTCGGCCCGTATCGGCGCGGTGATCGGCTTGATCACCGACATCGCCAACCAAACCAATCTGCTGGCGCTCAACGCCACGATCGAGGCGGCCCGCGCCGGAGAAGCCGGCAAGGGCTTCGCCGTGGTCGCCGGCGAGGTCAAGCATCTCGCCAGCCAGACCGCCAAGGCCACCGAGGATATCGGCACCCAGATCGGCGCGGTTCAAGAAGCGACCGAGGGCGCGGTCAAGGCCATCGCCAGCATCGTCCGCCGCATCGAAGAGATTAACACGATCTCGGCCGCCATCGCCGCCGCCGTCGAAGAGCAATCCGCCGCCACCGCCGAGATCGCCCGCAATGTCCAGCAAGCCGCGGCGGGCACGCAGGAGGTATCCGACACCATCGTCGGGGTCAGTTCCTCGGCCGGCGAAACCGGCAACGCCTCGCAACAGGTCCTTTCCGCGGCGCAAGCGCTCTCAAAAGAAGCCGTCGCCCTCAAGGGGCTGGTCGAGCGGTTCCTGGGCGGCGTGCGCGCCGCCTGATCCCCCCGGGGGGGCGCTCCCTGAGCCTTGGCGCCCCCCCGTCGCTTCCGCCCGACCCTCCCCGCGCCTTGGCGCCCCGGGCCGCTTTGCGGGAACCCCCTCGCCGGTTGAGCCGTTTTCCGGCGACTCAATCTTTTAAAGGGGGTGGAATCGCGTGGCTCGTCTTATCGTTGTCTCCAACCGCGTGGCGCTTCCCGAGGATCAAGCCGGCCGCGCGGGGGGATTGGCCGTGGCTTTGCGCGAAGCGCTGGTCTCGTTTGGCGGGATCTGGTTTGGCTGGAGCGGCAAGGTCGCCGCCCAGACATCGGACCGGCCGCGCTTCATCGAGGAAGGCCCGGTCACCTATGCGGTGCTCGATCTTGGCCGCAAGGATCACGCCCAGTATTACAACGGTTTCGCCAATCGCACCCTGTGGCCGCTTTTTCATTATCGCATGGGGTTGGCCGAATTCACCCGCCAGGACTACGAAGGCTATATGCGGGTCAATACGGTTTTCGCCGAGCAGCTTCAACCGCTGCTGACCGATGATGATCTGATCTGGGTCCATGATTATCACCTGATCCCGCTGGGGGGAGAACTGCGCCGCCTGGGGGCGCGCCAGCGCATGGGCATCTTCCTGCACACGCCCTTTCCGGCGATGGAGGTATTGCTGGCCCTGACCCACCATCGCCGACTGGTCGGTTCGCTGTGCGCCTATGATGTCGTCGGCTTCCAGACCGAAAACGACCGGCGCTCGTTCTTCGATTACGTCCTGCATGAAGCCGGCGGCTGGATTGGCGAGAACGGCCATGTCACCGTCTGGGGGCGCTCGCTGGTCGCCCGGGTTTATCCCATCGGCATCGAGAAAGGCGCCTTCGCCGAGGCCGCCCAGCGCGCCCAGCGCACGGTCGCCTATCGCCGGCTGCGCGCCAGCCTGAACGGCCGCAAGCTGATGATCGGGGTCGAGCGCCTGGATTATTCCAAGGGCCTGCCCGAACGCTTCGAGGCTTTTTCGCGCCTGCTCGAAAAGCATCCCGAGCATCGCGCCAAGGTCAGTTTCATGCAGGTCGCGCCAATTTCCCGCTCCGAGGTTCCCGAATACCGGCGCCTGCGCGAGGAACTCGAAAGCCTGTCGGGCCAGATCAATGGCCAGTTCGGCGATTACGATTGGGTGCCAATCCGCTACCTCACCCGCAACTTCGCCAGATCGGTCCTGGCCGGTTTCTACCGACAAGGGGCCGTCGGCGTTGTCACGCCAATGCGCGATGGTATGAATCTTGTGGCAAAAGAATACGTTGCCAGCCAGAATCCCCAGGACCCCGGGGTGCTGGTTCTTTCGCGCTTCGCCGGGGCGGCCCGCGAACTGACAACGGCGCTTCAGGTCAACCCCTTCGACCGCGAGGATATGGCCGATGCCATGGACAGGGCCTTGGGCATGGCTTTGGACGAGCGCAAGGAGCGTTGGGTTGAAATGATGCGTATGGTCGATGAAAACTCGCTGGAAGCTTGGCGCGAGAAGTATCTGGCCGATCTGAACGCGGCGCCGTTCAATGGCTGAGCCGTTCATTCCCGGATTGATCGCCGATATCGGCGGCACCAACGCCCGCTTCGCCCTGACCACCCCCGAGGGCGGCTGGCGCGACGAACGGGTTTACCGCTGCGCCGCCTTTCCCGGCCCGGCCGAGGCGGCGGCCCATTATCTGGCCGAGGTGCTGACCGCCTTTGAACCGCGCCCCGATCGCGGGGCGATCTGCGTCGCCTGTCCGGTCAACGGCGATCATCTGGCTTTGACCAACCATGGGGCGTGGTCGTTCTCGATCAGCGCGGTCGCCGACCGCTTGGGTTTGGCGCCTTTCCATGCGGTCAATGACTTCATCGCCAACGCCCTGGCCATCCCCCGCCTTGGCCCCTCCGGGCTGATCGAGATCGGCGGCGGCGCCGGACTTACCGGGGCGCCGATCGCCGCAATCGGCCCGGGCACCGGTCTGGGGGTGGCGATCCTCATCCCCGGTCGCGGCGGCAACCGCACCAGCCCCCTGGCCACCGAGGGCGGCCATGTCACCCTGCCCGCCGTGACCGACCGCGAGGCGGTGATCATCAGCGCCCTGCGCGCCATTCACGGCCACGCCTCGGCCGAGCGGGCGATTTCCGGCCCCGGTCTGGTTTGGCTGAGCGAGGCGATCCGCGCCGCCGATGGCTTGGAGCCGGTTGCCGAAACCCCGCCCTCGGTGATGGAAAAGGGCTTGGCGCGCAGCTGCCCGGTTTGCGCCGAAGCCGTCGACACCTTTTACGCGCTGCTGGGCACGGTGGCGGGCAATCTGGTGCTGAGCACCGGCGCCCAGGGCGGCGTTTACCTGATGGGAGGTATCCTGCCCCGACACCCAGAGGCCTTGCGAACCTCGGCCTTCCTGGCGCGCTTCCACGAAAAGGGCCGCTTCCGCGATTACCTTGATGTCGTCCCCATTCGCTTGGTCACCCACCCCTATCCGGCCTTCATCGGTCTGGCCGGGCTGGTCAGCGATTAGAGCAGCTCGGCCAGGGTGCGGGGATCGCCGGCGCTGTCGTGCAGGCGCAAGAGCCGCTCGGGCTCGGACGCGAACCAAACGAAGCCGCCCCAGCCCAATTGGCCGACGGTCTTGCGAAAGCCCGGCGACTGGCGGTCCTGATAGGCGGTCAGGAACAGCACCTGGGCGGGCGAGAAACCGGCGGCTTCGGTCAGGGCGTGAATGGCCCGCTGGCGCTGGGGGCTGAGCGCGCCATCGGTGGCGACGACCTCGACGAAAACCAGCAGCGGATCCTTGGGGCCAAGGTCGGCCAGGATCAGGTCGGGCAGGGTTTTATCGGCTTCGATGCGCAGGCCGATGGCATGGGCCAGGGCGTCGTCGCGCAGCACCACCTTGTTGCCGCTTTCGCTGAGCCACAGCACCGCCGGCGCCGCAAGAAAGCGCGGGGCGAAAACCTCGACCACCGCCTGGGCGATGATCGAACTGGGGCCGGGCGCCAGCTGGCGGGTCTCGCCGCTGGGAAAGCGCACCAGCACCCCCTCGGCCCCGGCGGTGGCGCCAGCGCGCATGATCGCCACGCGGGCCAGGGCGCTACGGCTGAGGTGCGCGGCCTGGAAGGCGGCGATGGCGGCGTCCAGGGCCGGGCCGTCAAGCGCCGGATCGAACAGGGCGGCGAAGGCAGCCTTCAGGGCATAGCGCGGCTGGCCCGAGGTGGTCGGCAGATCGCCCCGGCGGATCACCGCGCCGATCGCCACCAGCCCGTCGCGCAGGGTTTCATCGCGGATCGGCTCGCGGGTGTTATCGGCATACCAGCGGCTGCCGCTGATCCCGCCGCCCTTGCGCAGCACCGCCAGACCATAGGCGAGGCGATCGGCCTCGTCCGCCAACAGCGCCTGCTCATTGGTCATCCGGTAGACATGGACCGGCCCCAGGAAACACCCGCGTCCCTCGACCGCGCCGATATAGAGCGCGGCGAACACGGTGCTGGCGGCCAGATCGCGCACGCAATAGGTGCGGTTGGGCGTACCGGCGGGAAAGATCAGCGGCAGGCGCGCAGCGATCAGATCACGCGACGCATAGGGCGGTAGCGGCGCGGCCGGGGTTTCAGGAGCGAACGCCGGAGGTTCCTTGGCCTCCTTGGTCTCCTTGGGTTCCTTGGGTTCCTTGGGTTCCTTGGGTTCCTTGGGTTCCTTGGGTTCCTTGGCCTCCTTGGTCTCCTTAGTCTCCTTGGGTTCCTTGGCGCCCTCGAGCCGCGAGAACAGATCCATGGTCAAAGCCCCTTCCCATAGAGCCGGGCGCATTCGGCTTCGATGTCATCGCGCGGGGCGCCGGCGGCCACCAGGGCCGTCAGCGGCCCCAGATCGCCGGCGGCGGGCAGCGGCAGGGCTTCCAGTTCAAAGGCCGATACGGCGACGCTACCGCTCATGCAGCGAAACACCTGATCGACAACGGCGCTGTTGAGCAGGGCCGCCACCACCGCCGGCGCCACCCGGGGGGTGCCCTTGGCGCGCACCATGTTCAGATGGTTCTCCACCACCACCCCGCCATGGCCGGCGACAAAAGCCGCGGGCAGTTCGGCGGCGATCAGCCGGCGGTGCTGTTCCTTGGCGGTGGTGCGCTGGACCAGCACGCAGGGCTCGCCGACCAGAAGCGCGTCATCGCCGGCCTGCAGCTTGAAATAGGGCGCATGGTTGCGTTTGGCGGCGCGGAAAACAAAGCGGCCGTCCGCCGTGACCGCCTCGGCCCAGATCAGCGGATGAACCCGCTTGCCCGTCGGCCGGTCGCGGAGCTGGCCCTTATAGCGGTTCCACACCAAAGGCCCGGTCGACACCCCATAGCCCCACTCGGCCAGTCGATGGCCCATGGCCTCGACCCGGGCGACTAGGTGCCCCTGGCCGGGATCGCGCGGCGCCAGCCAGGGGGCGCCGGCATCGGCG
The DNA window shown above is from Rhodospirillum rubrum ATCC 11170 and carries:
- the glk gene encoding glucokinase, encoding MAEPFIPGLIADIGGTNARFALTTPEGGWRDERVYRCAAFPGPAEAAAHYLAEVLTAFEPRPDRGAICVACPVNGDHLALTNHGAWSFSISAVADRLGLAPFHAVNDFIANALAIPRLGPSGLIEIGGGAGLTGAPIAAIGPGTGLGVAILIPGRGGNRTSPLATEGGHVTLPAVTDREAVIISALRAIHGHASAERAISGPGLVWLSEAIRAADGLEPVAETPPSVMEKGLARSCPVCAEAVDTFYALLGTVAGNLVLSTGAQGGVYLMGGILPRHPEALRTSAFLARFHEKGRFRDYLDVVPIRLVTHPYPAFIGLAGLVSD
- a CDS encoding bifunctional metallophosphatase/5'-nucleotidase produces the protein MAFSRWLVGFLLALSLVAPAMAEDGRPAVTLRLLHLNDIAEVGNGGGSGGLAEMKTLIEAEKARPGATAALVTFGGDLLSPSLLSSIDKGAHMVEAMGLLGVDLAVPGNHEFDFGPKVFAERLSTSPFPWLASNLDGPALSTAEGAPITGLTSTAIRAVGPYKIGFLGLLTPQTTVLSSPGPEVRFAEPLAAARAAVATLKAEGADVIIALTHQGQAEDRALAQALPEVAVVVGGHDHDSLSWRESTGLVLKAGANARYLGVIDLRIDEQITSAGSAVVVLPEWSFRANVGLAPSPAVAARLAAWEAQLASDLDQPLGVTTTELDSRRSVVRGAESTMGNLVTDAMRLATGAQAALTNGGGLRGDRLYNAGTALTRRDILAELPFGNVAVVLDLTGAQVKAALENGVSQIAQGAGRFPQVSGMEVLYDPALPVGERVVALQIDGRTVEPEGHYTVAVNDYIARGGDGYDALGGGRPIIDAAAGRLLVTLVADHIAQAGRIGAQIEGRLVLRK
- a CDS encoding type II toxin-antitoxin system HigB family toxin, with product MRIIAKKVLRAFWDRQPDAEDPLLAWYREVLTEDWDSPAKIKIKYRSASIIRGNRVVFNIKGKSYRLVVKINYAYRIVYIWFIGTHAEYDEINVEEV
- a CDS encoding methylmalonyl-CoA mutase family protein, yielding MTQDILALAGDFPTLSREAWLALVDKALKGAPFEKKMVTKTHEGFSIQPLYTRADWPSTGDPSGFPGVMPFTRGGTAAGAVLHGWDVRQEHAHPDPAAANAQILTDLERGASSVTLRFDAAGRAGFDSDDAEAADLAGVEGMMIASLDDLDTALAGVFLDGAVVGLQAGAAFEPAAALLAALWARRQIAPAAALGAFNADPLGTLAATGSLPMSATRALSRLGALAAHTARSYPQATAVMVDGAPYHDGGANEVQTLAAVLSTGVAYLRAMEAAGLGIDEAAAQMVFSLPLDADIFLGVAKLRAARRLWARVLEASGASEPSRAMRLHATTARRVLTRRDPWVNMLRGTVSCFAGAVGGADSIAVAPFDAALGVATDFSRRIARNVQVILLEECNLGRVNDPAGGSWYVETLTDRLAREAWSAFQGLEAEGGMVAALESGALAGRIAATWDDRRKAIAKRKDPLTGVSEFPNLAEAPVATAPVDLAALRQAATTRLSAARWDGVAPGDFAAAIEAVGTGATLGALARALGDGAALRVPAVVPHVLAEDFEALRDASDDWLAAHGQRPKIFLANLGPVAQHTARATFAKNFFEAGGIEAVAGAGFDEAADCVAAWRDSGAKVAILCSSDGLYETKAEDMARALKAAGVSRLYLAGAPGERRALYDAAGVDAYIQAGSDVLGVLGDLHAHLGLAVEGSAR
- a CDS encoding methyl-accepting chemotaxis protein, with amino-acid sequence MLANIRIAGKIGIVIAIMAVAAIIISTVGFMGMRTLGEAARQIDGYGDMIKTGARMNQNLLTMSRAEYRMAANPAEFEDAYGFFSKNKAQFEERITTLEGMLPASHLSEIATLRENFVNYLAAAEKTIATARANQGATIGEAQRQIYDAVTVSRAISNPLLDSTLALSDDLDDEGTKVGDAADATFQTLTRWMFGVAFGGIVLGVIAGLLIARRGMVQPIGSLVGSLQALTAGDLERAIDGTERKDEVGDIARSALIFRDNARKAQELREAQAAEQVARAKRSAAIESLTRDFDHAVSDVLGVVAGACAEMETTAGGLSATADQTNIQASAVATATEQASASVQTVATAAEELSASISEIGRRMEQSSHVAQIASQEAAQTNATVQSLADTSARIGAVIGLITDIANQTNLLALNATIEAARAGEAGKGFAVVAGEVKHLASQTAKATEDIGTQIGAVQEATEGAVKAIASIVRRIEEINTISAAIAAAVEEQSAATAEIARNVQQAAAGTQEVSDTIVGVSSSAGETGNASQQVLSAAQALSKEAVALKGLVERFLGGVRAA
- a CDS encoding helix-turn-helix domain-containing protein, with amino-acid sequence MGILKPIRTPADHAAALARLEALMDAEPGTAEGEDLDVLADLIEHYESKQVPIGYPPPHAAIAFRMEQAGLSPQDLVPLIGSQAEVLEVLAGTRPLTLAMARALHIHLGIPAEVLLQQQEERPALAP
- a CDS encoding BsuBI/PstI family type II restriction endonuclease, producing MDLFSRLEGAKEPKETKETKEAKEPKEPKEPKEPKEPKEPKETKEAKEPPAFAPETPAAPLPPYASRDLIAARLPLIFPAGTPNRTYCVRDLAASTVFAALYIGAVEGRGCFLGPVHVYRMTNEQALLADEADRLAYGLAVLRKGGGISGSRWYADNTREPIRDETLRDGLVAIGAVIRRGDLPTTSGQPRYALKAAFAALFDPALDGPALDAAIAAFQAAHLSRSALARVAIMRAGATAGAEGVLVRFPSGETRQLAPGPSSIIAQAVVEVFAPRFLAAPAVLWLSESGNKVVLRDDALAHAIGLRIEADKTLPDLILADLGPKDPLLVFVEVVATDGALSPQRQRAIHALTEAAGFSPAQVLFLTAYQDRQSPGFRKTVGQLGWGGFVWFASEPERLLRLHDSAGDPRTLAELL
- a CDS encoding alpha,alpha-trehalose-phosphate synthase (UDP-forming) is translated as MARLIVVSNRVALPEDQAGRAGGLAVALREALVSFGGIWFGWSGKVAAQTSDRPRFIEEGPVTYAVLDLGRKDHAQYYNGFANRTLWPLFHYRMGLAEFTRQDYEGYMRVNTVFAEQLQPLLTDDDLIWVHDYHLIPLGGELRRLGARQRMGIFLHTPFPAMEVLLALTHHRRLVGSLCAYDVVGFQTENDRRSFFDYVLHEAGGWIGENGHVTVWGRSLVARVYPIGIEKGAFAEAAQRAQRTVAYRRLRASLNGRKLMIGVERLDYSKGLPERFEAFSRLLEKHPEHRAKVSFMQVAPISRSEVPEYRRLREELESLSGQINGQFGDYDWVPIRYLTRNFARSVLAGFYRQGAVGVVTPMRDGMNLVAKEYVASQNPQDPGVLVLSRFAGAARELTTALQVNPFDREDMADAMDRALGMALDERKERWVEMMRMVDENSLEAWREKYLADLNAAPFNG